The proteins below come from a single Pirellulales bacterium genomic window:
- a CDS encoding helix-turn-helix domain-containing protein, producing MVLRRLAVELLQDGSTQDAVAERLHVSRSSIKRWIKAFRGGGVAALKPKKPKPAARRLSEDQCHQLCDILVAGPLAAGFDSDLWTCPRIAEVVRRKFGIAYHPDHLGRILHALGFS from the coding sequence GCTCCAAGATGGATCGACCCAGGATGCCGTCGCCGAGCGGCTGCACGTCAGCCGTTCGAGTATCAAACGCTGGATCAAGGCCTTTCGCGGCGGTGGCGTCGCGGCCTTGAAGCCCAAGAAGCCCAAGCCCGCCGCGCGCCGCTTGTCGGAAGACCAATGCCACCAGCTCTGCGATATTCTCGTCGCCGGGCCGCTGGCTGCCGGCTTCGACAGCGACCTCTGGACCTGTCCGCGGATCGCCGAAGTCGTCCGCCGCAAGTTCGGCATCGCGTACCATCCGGACCACCTCGGCCGAATCTTGCATGCGCTGGGCTTCTCG